The window GAACTCCTTTTCAATTTGAAACTGTATGAGGGAAGTTTGAGGGCCAAGGTTGCCTCATCATTCTCCTTTTGCTGTGATTGTATGTTCAGAGGGAGCAAGGGAAGCCTCTTCTCCTTAGTGACTTCATAGTCactaatatatgtatatatatatatgtataaaatatatttttaaaggattttaacTTATATAATATTTTTCTTCGGGTGATGGGGGTAATCTGAGCAGGTGCTGATTGGGAACAATCTGCCTCACCCCTTTGGACTTACTCTTTATGGTGAGAGAATCTACTGGACAGATTGGCAGGCCAAAAGCATCCAGAGTGCAGATAGGAGAACTGGGCAGTCTCGGGAAACACTGCAGGACAATCTGGAGAATCTTATGGATATTCATGTTTTCCACCGGCACAGGCCACCAGGTACAGAGCTCACACCCAAGCCCCACTGAGCTGAGAGCTTGCTCAGGCTCTGCCATGTGGCGTGTCTTTTCTGCAAGCAGCTGACCTGTCAGCCGTCATTGTCTTAAGTGTCTGTGTGGAGTATGAGAATGTGAGAATTAACTCTTGACTTGGCATTTGAGGGCATTCTACAATGTGTTTCTGTAGCTGCTGCATCTCTTTTTtttgtgccagtgctgctggctcATGGATTTCTCATCCTCTTTTCTGTAGTACATACCGCATGTGAAGTTAATAATGGAGGCTGCAGTCACCTGTGCCTTTTGGCACCTCTTCCAAAAGGCTACAGCTGTACTTGCCCCACAGGGATCAATCTGCAATCTGATGGCAAGACCTGCTCCACTGGTGAGTGTTCTCTGTAGAATCCTCATTGCAGTTTTGTATCAGAGCTACATTTTGCCTCTGCCGTATTAGAGAAAAAATTTCACTTTTATATGCTTACCTGCTTTATGCCTTGAAAAACCCATTTGGTGCCTGTACCTTCAATTTGAATGGGAATTACTGTGAAGAAACTTACTGATAAATGGATTgatgaaggagacatttttcttGAAATTATGTTGGCCAAGTAAACTAAACGTCACATTTTTTCCCAGACTTTTGCCCTAATATTGAGGTGAATTCTTAAACTACAAGGTGATATATTCTTTACTAGGTCTGTATACACTCCTCCTGTTGGACCACTTCTGTGGATGGTGGAAGGCACTTGGCTTCAGGCCATAGTACATCCACTTTTCCTCCCTAGGAGAAAAAGAATGACTCCTAATTTCAATTTCCCACACATATTAGCAGAAGTAACTCTTCTGTGAGTGTTATGCCTTTCAACATGGATGTAAAGAAGCATTAAGTGATGCTCAAAAAAGTGATTCTTTTGTACACAGATTGTCCATAATCCAAGATCTATCTAAAACACTTTCCCTTTTCCATTGAAATGGTTGTTAACTCTAGAATACTTGATAAATGATGCCATGCAGTTGACTGAACTTGTTCCTCACTAATACGTGTCCATTGTCCACTCTGCAGGAATGACTAGCTTTCTGATCTTTGCCAGAAGGACTGACATCCGAATGGTCTCTCTGGATATCCCCTACTTTGCAGATGTTGTTGTCTCAGTCAATGTCACCATGAAGAACACCATTGCAATTGGAGTGGATCCTCATGAAGGTTTGAACTTCTTACTGTATCTGACTGTGTTTGAAAGGCAACAAGTAACTTCCTATCTAAATGCCTGAGTAAAGACCCAGCCACAGATCTTACTGTAGGCTGTGGATTTGGGtaggtttttattttccttgtatGTGCTGCAGATAATTTGTTTCCAGTGAGGAAAGAAATATCCTTACAGAAAAGCAGAGAACCCAAACTATATGGAAAAAAACTGCCTGCAATATTGAGTGGGGTCCCTGTGCATTTTTGATTTAAGAAAGTTCCTCTTGCTGAGGCCTTTTACAACAGTAGAGCTGAGATGCTGGATGCTCATGTATAGTAAACATCTGATGCTGTGCTGGATGTAGACACTGTTGCACTGTAAGGTAGATGATCTCATTTGGAGAAGTCAGATGTAGAGCTCGACTACTAGCTGATGGTATTAGGTGTTCTCCATCCCTGTGTGGAGGTCAGATCTTCTGTAAATGTCCTACATATTTTGGGGAGAATTTGCACTGTTTTATCAGTCTAGCTTAATAATCTTTTGCTGTTAATATTCCTGTACAATCAGGTCCAGTTTGAATGGTGTAGCAGGTAGTCAAACACATGGATCTGGTTTTTAAGGATTTTGCTGTTTGCTTGTTTGGGTTCGATTTGGTTTTGGTCTGGGCTTTTTcaaatttctctttcttcttcaacCCAGGAAAGGTTTACTGGTCAGACAGCACATTGCGGAAAATCAGTCGTGCTGCCCTTGATGGCTCACAATTTGAGGACATCATCACTACAGGTGAGGGAGATTTTGATCTGAGAGCCTCTTGCTTCTTTGCAGTATGAAAAGAGAGATTCTCTGATACCCTGGTAGAATACATTTTTGGTGGAAAGGCAAGCAAAGCCTAAAGAAGTTGCCTACAAGATGGACAAGAGAAATACTAGAAATTCCTGACTAAATTGGGAGAAAAAGCGGTGACCAAAATGTTTTGCTATTTTCTCAGGTCTGTTGACTACAGATGGGCTGGCTGTGGATGCTATTGGCAGGAAGATATATTGGACAGATACAGGAACAAACCGGATTGAAGTGGGCAACCTCGATGGCTCCATGCGGAAAGTCTTGGTCTGGCAGAACCTGGACAGCCCTCGGGCAATAGCTTTATACCATGAAATGGGGTTAGTGTTGTCAAGAGATTGTCTAGGAGTTACACGGGACTTCTGATCTCCTTTTCCGTAATACTTGCTAACTTTTCCCCAGGTATATGTACTGGACAGACTGGGGTGAGAATGCCAAGCTGGAACGCTCTGGGATGGATGGCTCTGCACGTGTGGTGCTCATCAGCAACAACTTGGGCTGGCCTAATGGACTGGCAGTGGATAAGGCTgggtcccagctgctctgggctgatGCACACACAGAGGTCCGATTctgttcttcagtgttgtttgTCATTGGGTATTTGGTAGTCTGGAGGCTGCTTTGTAGGTCTTGAGCAAGTTGTCAGAAGAGCAAGCTTTTCTGAGAGTATGGGAGGGCCAACCTGAATAACATCACTTGCTGAGACCGTTTCCCACTTGCTACAGTAAGTGCTAGCAAGAGGAGAAGTGTTTTGAGTATGGGCTGACATTCTGCTTCTTCCCGTAGCGGATCGAGGCTGCGGATCTCAATGGCGCGAACCGCCGCACCCTGCTGTCTCCGGTGCAGCATCCCTATGGCCTCACTTTGCTGGACTCCTACATCTACTGGACTGACTGGCAAACTCGCAGCATTCACAGGGCTGACAAGGACACTGGTGCTAATGTCATCTTGGTGAGGGCAAACCTGCCTGGCCTCATGGATATTCAAGCTGTTGACAGGGCACGGCCCCTGGGTAAGTTGCTCCCCAGGTGGCAGATGTTGGTGGTGGCGAGGGGAGTCCTTCAGAGCTGTCGTTGGAAACAGTTCTTTGGTGTAAAGCAGGAGTGATAGAGGGACTTGCCAAACATCAGCTTTTCTTCTGATGCCTTCTTTTAAGGCATCACTTCTTCCCTCTTTAACTATTTTTGCACTCCTCCCTGTTTACCCAGCTCTATAGGTCTAGTGTTGATTACTGGATGCTTTTTGACCCCTTTGTCCCATTTCCTTCATTGGATTGCACTGACAACTTCATTCTTGCACACAGCAGAGCCACTTTCTTAGGACAACCGAACAAGTCATGCCTTTAGGCTTCACCAGACTGTACTGACACTGGACAATTTCCCTTCTTTAACTCTAGAAGACTCTAATTCTTCTTAAACCAGTTGCTGAAATATTATTTCAAGTTCTAGTATTATTTCCCAATCACTGCAGGCTTCATCTTCTTGTCTGCCTCTTTGCTCTGCAAATCTCTGCTGCTTTAGTTGCTCTTTATGTATCATGTTGTCCTACTATTCTGTGCCAGAGGCGATTCTTTGTTACTCCTTGGGGATCCTATAACACCCTATCTTGCCTCCTTGCTTTTCAGTGGAAGTTGTTGCTTTGTGCTGTGGTTTTATTTCTGTAGAATTTCCCCAATACATACTTCTATAGAAaactctgctgcttttcctgtcGGTACTAACAGCAGAACATCACTCCTAATTGCATAACTTGGCAACATAACTTAAAGCTGACCAAAAGTCTAGCCATCATATCCACGTTGTCTTCTTCCTACTCCCTGCACCTGTCTCCTGGGCTTATTCCCTCCTAGTAAATGTATGCTGGGTTctttacaatttaaaaaaattattatatgACCCTAATATGTCAGGCATTTCCAGCAGTCTTCTCTGATGCCTTTGTTTACTTGCCACTGTGTGCAGCTAAGTTGAAACAGAAGCTTCTTTGTCAGCCTGGCCTCTCGTACATTGTCACATTATTTCCCTACAGGGTTGGATCTTTCTGTCAGCATTACCATTTGTAGCAGTAATAAAGTTAAACTGCAGTTGCATAAGTCTGGGAGCATTTGGCTATTTCTTTTTCCCTGGGAAAACTATGATTAGCAAGGAATGCAGGTTAAGATTTTTCTTCTAATGATCCCTCTTCTTATGGACCCTCCTGTTCTCTTTGCCAATCATGCCCATACCTACCGTGAATCTTGCAGAGAGGGAAGAGCATCTCTGTACAAAGGGCTGTAGATTCCCAGCAAGGCTGGGATGGTGAGGATGAACTCAGCTGCTAGCAAGTTGTGCACGTACATAGCCTTTAAAGTAAAGCTTTGGTCTGTGAGATCCTAAATCTACACTTTCCCTGTTTCTAAAGGCTTCAATAAATGTGGAGTTCGTAATGGTGGCTGCTCCCATCTCTGCTTACCTCACCCCACTGGTTTCTCCTGTGCCTGCCCCACTGGCATCCAGCTGAAGAGAGATGAGCAGACATGTGATTCTTCTCCAGAGACCTACCTACTTTTCTCTAGCCGTGCTTCCATCCGTCGTATCTCGCTGGACACCAGTGACCACACAGATGTGCACATACCTGTCCCTGAGCTGAACAATGTCATTTCTCTGGACTATGATAGTGTGGATGGCAAGATTTACTACACAGATGTATTTCTCGATGTTATCAGGTAGGTGCCAGTCAGCTGCTTGGCCAGTCCCCAGGTCACCCAGTGACTTGTGCTGAGTGTGCTAGTAAACTGGGGAGACTGAGCACTACTCCAGTGCTTACACCTTGTCTTTGGTACACAGCATCATGCTGAAGATGTGCTTAACCTGCCAGAGACAGGGGCAAAAGCATGATTACTTTTTGGGAGGTATTAGTATGCAGTGGCCCTGTGATTGATGGAGATCCAGCTTTCCAGGAACTACCTATTCTTCACTGTCCTTTGTCATTGATTTTGATCCAGGCGGGCTGATCTGAATGGCAGCAACATGGAAACTGTTATTGGTCAGGGTTTGAAGACTACAGATGGCCTGGCAGTGGACTGGGTTGCCAGGAACCTCTACTGGACAGACACAGGACGCAATACCATCGAAGTGGCTAGACTGGATGGAAGCTCCAGGAAAGTGCTGATCAATAACAGCCTGGATGAACCTCGAGCCATTGCTGTCTTTCCCAAGAAGGGGTAGGTATGGGGTTATTGGTGGGGCAGGGAGAAGGGCTGCACAGAGGCAAGCTGGAAGAGGAGGTTTTGGGAGGAAGAAGAGATGTGCCATGTGAATCTGCGGGTACCAGTAAGAGGTTGACTTTGAGTGACTTGTAGTAGTGAGGCAGACAGGGAATTTGAGGGTTGGGCAGATAGCTGTGAGAAGCAGGCTATATTATCCTTTTTGAATCTGAAGAATCTGGCAGTTTCATTCATAACTAAAACTTTCTGAAGGCCAAGTGAAATGTTCTTTTCTTCTTACACTTGCCTTTTATCTCTTCAGGTATCTCTTCTGGACAGATTGGGGTCACATTGCTAAAATTGAACGGGCAAATTTGGATGGCTCTGAACGTAAAATCCTGATTAACACTGACCTAGGGTGGCCCAATGGATTGACTTTGGATTATGACACCAGGAGGTCAGTGAAAGATTTTTCTATACTTGCATATACTTTCTATACTTCCTATACTTGCATAGGGTTAAGGGATGTAATGAATTTTTTAGCACTCTTAGCTTTATTTATTGGAGTAGCACTGTGGGTTTGGGtttgattttggggtgttttggggcttTCTTCTATAACTTTTATTTCCTGATTCATCTTATGATTCCATGATCTTGGTCAGCAAATTACTAGAAAGTAAAGAGAGGTTTGAATAGGTGGAAGCTCACCTCTTTCCCTGTGCCTTCAGGATATACTGGGTGGATGCTCACCTTGATCGCATAGAGAGTTGTGACCTCAACGGGAAGCTACGACAAGTGTTGGTCAGCCACGTGTCACATCCCTTTGCTCTGACACAGGTGAGAAGATTTTTCTGCTGCCACCATTCTCTTTGGTGTGTTGATGAGTTTGTACAGTGGAGTTTGGGAACAGGGAAGTGTTACAGTCTGAGGAAACCAAGATGGCTGAGGGGATAATACTTAAATCTTCTCTGGAGCTAACAAAGGAAGTTAGTCTGAACTGTGGGGTGTAGACAGTCATCTTCTTTACAATAAGAGGGTAAGGGTTTGGAAAGGCCTTTGTTTTGGGCCTTCTGCCACTGGGATGTGTTTTTTATGGATACCCTGTGTCTATATGACTAAATATGCTAATAATGGCTGTGATTTTTCTTTGCtgtctccctgagcagcaggacaGATGGATATACTGGACTGACTGGCAAACGAAATCTATCCAGAGAGTGGACAAATACTCTGGGCGGAACAAAGAGACAGTCCTAGCCAATGTTGAGGGATTGATGGATATCATTGTGGTTTCTCCTCAGAGACAGACAGGTAAATATAAGGACCTTGATTCAGGCAAATTCTGATTGTAGACCAAAAGAACTCTAGAACTACCGCACTGTTGTGGATGTCAAGTAAGGACAACATCCTTTTTTATGCTCAAACTATTCACACATCTTCCCTTAGCTCATTCCTTGTCTGCCTGTGACTTTTCAGTGAAGTACATCTTAAAGGTTTTCTGTTAAAGCTTTGATTAGCAAATACCACTTTCTTGTTGTTCACCCAACATTGTGTTAAAGCAGAAGAatgtgaggttttggggtttttttttaatctctgcaaCTGTGTTGTCGGGGCTTCTGTCTAAAGATTTCCAGTACCTTCCTTTCAAGACTGCCCTAATCCAATTCAGTGTTTGGCTATTGTCATCACTTTTAGCAATGAGATGACGGGCAGGGCATATGCCAAAAACAAAATAACTTGCTGGATTTCTAAGAAGTATTTCTGGCTAAACAGCAAAGAAGGTTGTTGCTCTGAGCCCCTTTTTGTTCAGATGTAACATATTTAGAAGATTGTTTGTTCTTTCCAGGTAGTAATGCTTGTGGAGTGAACaatggaggctgcactcacctctGCTTTGCCAGGGCTTCTGACTTTGTCTGCGCGTGTCCGGATGAGCCAGATGGGCGGCCCTGTTCTACGAGTGAGTTTACTGAGTGTCAGCTGGGGAGTAGCTTCCATAAgtgagccactgctgctgcttatGCAGTGGCAACCAGAGCGGATGTGGCTCTCCAGTGTGTAGATCTTACGCAGTCATATATTGGAACTGAGGCCAGTGGTTGGGAGTAAGCCTCCTTGTCCTTTCTGCTGACAGACTGGGTTTGAGGTGGGAAGGCTGCTCATATAAGCTATAGAGAGTTTTGGAAATGGCCTATCAGACTTGTTTATCTGTCGCACAAAGTTGGAGTCCTGCTTATTTTTCTGTCTTGTTATAGTTCCTGGTGTGGTGCCCCCTGGTCCAGAACCAACCAGTGTAAGTGAGAGAAGTCAAACACCACCTGGCAGACTAGGTACTTCAACAACCAAACCTCTCACATCTCTGGAAACAGTGGAAGGAAAGTAAGTGTTCTTGTTCCCTTGGAATTGGGGTGGGAAAGTCCCAGCTTTTTCAAGGTTCTACATGAAAGCCCCCTCTGGTTACAATCATCCATATATATCTATCCCTAGCCAAAAGAGGATATTCCAGCTGCAGATTTCACATTCTTAATGAATGAAACTATTATGACAAAGATGCAGTTGAGACGGCAAAGAGCCATTGTTGAGATGGCAAGAAACAGCTGGAGATCCTTTCTGTCCGTGTTGTTGAAATGTGTGTGGGCTGACTGTACTGAAGTGTTAAAATCCACCTTTAGCTGATGTGTCATAACTTGATTGATTTTTGAATCTCCTAATTTTGAGAACCTATTTCTGAGAGGAGGACAGAGGAGTCTGTTGCTTCAATTCACTGAAACATCTCAGACTAGACCCACACGGCTGAggaaatggttctgccctgggaAGGGGATAGCTTGCTTGGGGCAGAACAGAATCTTTGCAGCTCTAACATTTAATTTACAGTGCAAGTAGTTAAGAGACTCTTTTCTGCTAATTCCCTACAGCCTGCTATTTATACAGCTCAGCAAAAGAGTGGTTCTATAGTATATAGTCGAGTTATTTACAGAGCAAAACTTGCACTTTGTTGAGTATGATTTATTGGACAGAAATGTCTTCATGCTGACTCTTGAGACATTTTGATTTCTGCTTTAGCACTAATGCTGAAATTTGTTTCCTGGAAGATATGAGTACATCTGTGTACCTGAGAGGCAAATCTAGAATGAATTGGATATAAAGATACTGCTAACCAATAATTGATATATCCGTGCACACCACCTGTATGTATAGTTGTCTCTTCTCTGGATGCAGAATactgaggaagaaaaaggaagacctGTGTTTTTTAACTGGAAAGGGAAGGTGCTAACCCATTCCATCCTGTTTTTTGAGACCTTTGTTACTGTTGATTCTACTTCTAGTAAATAACTGTCCTTTTGTCATTCAGCTGCTCTGACAAAGATGCCAGGCAAGGCTTGTGTACTCGTGCCAACGAGGCGGTGTTGGCCACCATGGGTGAGTTGCTTTTCTTTAACTCTTCTCCACCAGAGCTGTTCCTCCAGATGCGCTCAGGCATTCCAGTCCATAGGTCTGAAACTGAAATTTCTGAAATTCAGACTTAAATTACTCCAATGCCCTCTGAGTAGAGCAAAATGCCTCTGTAGACGTTCATTAACCTAGATAGGGACTTTTCCAAGTGACTCCTTGGTCTGAAGAATTGTTCTGTTTTCTTTCATCCTATACCTCATCCACTGGGCTCTTCCCATTAATAGTACTCTATTTCACTGTCCCCTTTGTGTTTAGTTGAAGATGGTTGACTGTAGTAATTGCTTCCCAATGCAGGAGTAACCTGTCAGCAGGTAACCTGTCATGTAACTCCTCCATTACAACCCCATTACAAAGATCTTGACACTTATTGATTTgctggggcctgggtgggagGAAAGTTGACCATATGTTTGTTTCATATGAAGCCAAAGACAACCCTTTGCTAAACATTAATGTGCTGATGTTTTAGTTTACATACTTCTGTATGGGTAAAGCCCCAGCATCAGGCATTACACCAAGGTCAGTATTATCCAGTGAAATATAAAAGTACATAAATTACCCTTGATATTCACTTTCAGGAGAAGGACTGCATGTCAGCTACATTATTGGAGGTCTTCTCAGCATCTTGTTTATTTTGCTGCTTATCGCTGCTTTAATTATATACAGGTAAGTGATCTTTTTTCCCTCTCCTGCCCAGTTGTAAACTCTTGCGTTGTAGAAGAAAGTCTCTGAAAGCACTAAGTCtttctttattttcatttacAGTCCTTTTTTCCTTCATTGGAAGGAGTGCTTGATGATTTTATTTGCAAGGTTTTAGTCCTGTGCCTCTAAAGTGTTTGCAATGCAGTTCTACTATTTGAAACCTTATTGGCTGAATTTTCTGCAGAGAGCTTATGAGTTATGGACAGGAATGTGAGATAATTCATATCTCAGTAAATGTATGAGCTCATGTGCTTTCTGACAGATAACTTCACCAGTTACTGCCATGATAGCTTTTGTGGTTACATGGCAGTGCCTTGCTGTACTGCTAGCTAGTAAATGGACTCATAGCTGAAGAGCCAGGTGAAGCCAGAATTCTCTCTTTGGAGGACAGTGGAGATGGCTGAAGCCATTCACTTGCTGAGCACTCAGGAACTTTGGATCCTGGCAGTGGGTTCCTGTGACTTTTCTGACAGCTCTCTCCCTCTAGGCATAATAAGTCCAAGTTTACGGACCCTGGCTTGGGGAACCTAACCTACAGTAATCCTTCATATCGGACATCTACCCAGGAGGTGAAGATTGAATCCATTCCCAAACCAACCATGTACAACCAGCTGTGCTACAAGAAGGAGGTAAGAACTGCTACTAAGACATGGAAGCCCAGCCCAAGCTGCTGTTGAGTATCACAGGCCTCACTAGGTGGAAGGATTGCAACTTGTGAGCATTTACCTATAGGACACAGAAGGACAGCTTCAGTGCATTGCTCAGACTGCTGTGGACATCAGCCAGCAACACTTCTTCACTATTGAGCTGTAGTGAATTTGACCTGTCTTTAGTTCTCTGCTTCTTACCCACTCCCACAGTGTCTTGTATTTCATTTGCATTGAGTGCTGGCCCTCGAAAGTGCATGAGCCAATTGAAATTGTCTTCCTTGGATACAGGTCCTGGTTAGTGACTTGCACCAAGGTTGCTTTGGACAGTCACCAGGGGAACCAGGCAGCCAGAAGGGATTTGGTAACAAGAAAATGgctcctggctgtgcacggccTGAAAAGGGTGGgataggggaaaaaaatagagcCCTTATTAAATAGAGCATTTTAAAGGCCCTTCAGAGGTCCGTACTTTGTGCCACATGATGGAGAGAGTTTAATATATCTTGCAGCACTTAGTTTCTCCTCTCTTTTCTCCTCAGAAGCTTTCTTATCACTCAGATAGCTTCTCATCTTCCCTGTTCTGATTTCCGTCCACATCCTCACGTCAGGTATCACTGCTCTGTGTGTTTGATCCTGCCTCCCTCACTCAAGCTCTGTTGTGTGGCTCAAGCGCTGTCCGTACTAATTGCTCTTTCTTGGTTTCCTCCCCTGCTTTTATGTCCTTAAACTAGCTCTACTGTCTGTCAGGAACATGCaagtaattttctgtggcagatTGTTTGGTCTGGGCTTTGGCTACTCATACTCACTGATATTTTGAACAGGCAGCTTCTGTTAGGACAGTTTGTGATTATCTGTTAGATTACTTGGTTCCTCTGGCAGGGATCACAGACTTACACAGGTGAAAGTTCTCCCTAACTGTTTTTCAAAGGTACTATCCAATAGATTCCCCAAATCTTCAAGCCATTTTAGCTTTATCTATTAAGGGTAAGCCAGAATTATTTATCTGGGAATGCTTTCCATTTTCCCTTAATTCTGATGCTCCTTGATATAATCAGTTGTATATTTCCCCACTGCCTCTACTTTCTCCTCAGGGATAGATCAAGTGCTCCTTATTTCACAGTGAGCCAAGTTAGATTTCACTATTTTAATCTCAGTGTGGTCCCTTTTGCCTCTGATAATTTTTGTTGATTCCCTATAATCTCCTTCCCCTCTGTTGCTGTGAGACTTGGACTCAACAGTGGTATTCCAGCTATGAGAGGTGAATCTAGAATGACTCAGATGTAAAGATCTGCAAACCTCGAATTGATCTCCTGCCTACTTTTACCATGAGCTTTTCTGTCCCTTTCTGCTTCCCAttttgtttggtgggttttttttccttcctttttaggCTCAGTGTTCTTACTTTCTTCTGTCAGGGAATATGTACAGTTGAATGAGAAGAGCAGCCTCATCCTCATTCTGCTTCCACGACTGAAGAATCAGGGAGTTTGGAATGAGAGCCCTTGCAGGGAGGACTCATCTGGGGGTGGTAAAGAACTAAAGGAAGCTTAAAATGGGTTCTGTCATTGTGGCAGTTAAAGCCAGTGGCTGTTTACATGGAGGTCCAGCTCTTTGTCTGCTTCCCTGTCTTTATTCCAGCTCTGCATTGCTCTTTGCCATAGTTTTCCATAGACGTATTTTTTTCATTCATCTGTCTTCTCCCTAGACTGGTCCTGACCACAGCTACACTAAGGAGAAGATCAAGATTGTGGAGGGAATATGCCTTTTGTCCAGTGATGATTCTGAATGGGATGACCTGAAGCAGATTCGGAGCTCCCGCGGAGGGATCCTCCGGGACCACGTCTGCATGAAGACAGACACAGTCTCTATCCAGGCTAGTTCTGGGTCACTGGATGACACCGAAACGGAGCAGCTGCTACAGGAAGAACAGTCTGAATGCAGCAGTGTTaacacagcagcagccactcCTGAGCGGCGGGgctcactcccagacacaggctggAAACACCAACGCAAGCCCTCCACAGAGAGCGAGGTCTAAAGTACACGTGACTTTGGGAACAGTCATACCCACCCTACCCTCTGCTCTGCACAGAAAAGACAGACTCTGCCTGCCTGGCAAGGAGGGGCACAGAGAACAGCCTCTCTTGCAAGGGGCCTGAGACTGAGACTGCCTTTCAGCATGGCACCTGGGCAGCTGTGTtgttgtgcctggagaaggaggaTGGGTGGGTTGGTTGGAACCCAGAAACCCTTTTGACTCATTTTCACTGTCTGTGGTTTATTTATATGTTCCCTTTTCCTGGAAGTTGCTGCATTAACTTTTGCAGTGACTCGTCTGGCCTGAATCTGGTTCAGAGTGTCTGTTCCTTGGCAACCTGCAAGTCCTGTGCCATCCAGCTCACGGTCAATGCCcatgaagagagcagagctgtctCATTGCTGGCTCCTGGTCACAGAAGTACCCCTAGTCATTCCAGCACTAGCAGCACTCTTTGAGGCTTTGTGTTGAGGGGTCTCTGACATGAGAGAGAGGTCTTTTATATATGGGAGATACTTTGGGGCTCAAGAGGA is drawn from Melospiza melodia melodia isolate bMelMel2 chromosome 6, bMelMel2.pri, whole genome shotgun sequence and contains these coding sequences:
- the LRP4 gene encoding low-density lipoprotein receptor-related protein 4 isoform X2 → MRRRGGGCLLPAPPQLLLVLLGALLRSRGVTSSTECSCGRNHFTCAVSAFGECTCIPAQWQCDGDNDCGDHSDEDGCMLPTCSPLDFHCDNGKCIRRSWVCDGDNDCEDDSDEQDCPPRECEEDEFSCQNGYCIRSLWHCDGDNDCGDNSDEQCDMRKCSEKEFRCSDGSCIAEHWFCDGDTDCKDGSDEENCPSDVPAATCSLEEFQCAYGRCILDIYHCDGDDDCGDWSDESDCSSHQPCRSGEFMCNSGLCINAGWRCDGDFDCDDQSDERNCTTSMCTADQFRCKSGRCVRLSWRCDGEDDCSDNSDEENCENTGTPQCAPDQFLCGNGRCIGQRKLCNGANDCGDGSDESPHQNCRPRTGEENCNVNNGGCAQKCQMVRGMVQCTCHTGYRLLEDGRSCQDVNECAEEGYCSQGCTNSEGGFQCWCEQGYELRPDKRSCKALGPEPVLLFANRIDIRQVLPHRSEYTLLLNNLENAIALDFHHSKELVFWSDVTLDRIMRANLNGSNVEEVVSTGLESPGGLAIDWIHDKLYWTDSGTSRIEVANLDGTHRKVLLWQNLEKPRAIALHPMEGTIYWTDWGNTPRIEYSNMDGSNRRIIADTHLFWPNGLTIDYAGHRMYWVDAKHHVIERADLDGRNRKAVISQGLPHPFAITVFEDSLYWTDWHTKSINSANKFTGKNQEIIRNKLHFPMDIHTLHPQRQPAGRNRCGDNNGGCTHLCLPSSKGYTCACPTGFRKTSSHACAQSLDKFLLFARRMDIRRISFDTDDLSDDVIPLADVRSAVALDWDSKDDYVYWTDVSTDSISRAKWDGSNQEVVVDTSLESPAGLAIDWVTNKLYWTDAGTDRIEVSNTDGTMRTVLIWENLDRPRDIVVDPVGGFMYWTDWGANPKIERAGMDASNRLVIISSNLTWPNGLAIDYESQCLYWADAGMKTIEYASLDGSHRKVLIGNNLPHPFGLTLYGERIYWTDWQAKSIQSADRRTGQSRETLQDNLENLMDIHVFHRHRPPVHTACEVNNGGCSHLCLLAPLPKGYSCTCPTGINLQSDGKTCSTGMTSFLIFARRTDIRMVSLDIPYFADVVVSVNVTMKNTIAIGVDPHEGKVYWSDSTLRKISRAALDGSQFEDIITTGLLTTDGLAVDAIGRKIYWTDTGTNRIEVGNLDGSMRKVLVWQNLDSPRAIALYHEMGYMYWTDWGENAKLERSGMDGSARVVLISNNLGWPNGLAVDKAGSQLLWADAHTERIEAADLNGANRRTLLSPVQHPYGLTLLDSYIYWTDWQTRSIHRADKDTGANVILVRANLPGLMDIQAVDRARPLGFNKCGVRNGGCSHLCLPHPTGFSCACPTGIQLKRDEQTCDSSPETYLLFSSRASIRRISLDTSDHTDVHIPVPELNNVISLDYDSVDGKIYYTDVFLDVIRRADLNGSNMETVIGQGLKTTDGLAVDWVARNLYWTDTGRNTIEVARLDGSSRKVLINNSLDEPRAIAVFPKKGYLFWTDWGHIAKIERANLDGSERKILINTDLGWPNGLTLDYDTRRIYWVDAHLDRIESCDLNGKLRQVLVSHVSHPFALTQQDRWIYWTDWQTKSIQRVDKYSGRNKETVLANVEGLMDIIVVSPQRQTGSNACGVNNGGCTHLCFARASDFVCACPDEPDGRPCSTIPGVVPPGPEPTSVSERSQTPPGRLGTSTTKPLTSLETVEGNCSDKDARQGLCTRANEAVLATMGEGLHVSYIIGGLLSILFILLLIAALIIYRHNKSKFTDPGLGNLTYSNPSYRTSTQEVKIESIPKPTMYNQLCYKKETGPDHSYTKEKIKIVEGICLLSSDDSEWDDLKQIRSSRGGILRDHVCMKTDTVSIQASSGSLDDTETEQLLQEEQSECSSVNTAAATPERRGSLPDTGWKHQRKPSTESEV